From uncultured Roseateles sp., the proteins below share one genomic window:
- a CDS encoding transporter substrate-binding domain-containing protein — MAAWLSLCCGVAVAADLPDCSRPLSLALHEHGLLYSAEAGQGIDKDIADELIRRSGCKVNITLMPRARIWQLIESGALDFSLSGITNPARDQFAAFAWYFSNKYYLLLRRDAGVVKHADFENNPALKLGAIRGFRYSASANRLMDKLEQERRVTYASTLEPLYQILLENRVQAMIIEPFDYPTLETDKLRAQTQILEFDDPAVPHGLIMSKKALPPREQERWRALIAGMRADGTVQRIFEKYFKPDLARAMTQF; from the coding sequence ATGGCCGCCTGGCTCAGCCTGTGTTGCGGCGTGGCCGTAGCTGCAGACCTGCCTGACTGCTCGCGGCCGTTGAGCCTGGCCCTGCACGAGCATGGCCTGCTGTACTCGGCCGAGGCCGGTCAGGGCATCGACAAGGACATCGCCGACGAGCTGATACGGCGCAGCGGCTGCAAGGTCAACATCACCCTGATGCCCCGGGCGCGGATCTGGCAGCTGATCGAGTCGGGCGCGCTGGATTTCAGCCTGTCGGGCATTACCAACCCGGCACGCGACCAGTTCGCCGCCTTCGCCTGGTATTTTTCCAACAAGTACTACCTGCTGCTGCGCCGCGACGCCGGCGTGGTCAAGCATGCCGATTTCGAGAACAACCCGGCGTTGAAGCTGGGCGCGATCCGCGGCTTTCGCTACAGCGCCTCGGCCAATCGTCTGATGGACAAGCTGGAGCAGGAGCGCCGCGTGACCTATGCCAGCACGCTGGAGCCGCTGTATCAGATCCTGCTTGAGAACCGTGTCCAGGCCATGATCATCGAGCCCTTCGACTACCCCACACTGGAAACCGACAAGCTGCGCGCGCAGACGCAGATACTGGAGTTCGACGATCCGGCAGTACCGCACGGGCTGATCATGTCCAAGAAGGCCTTGCCGCCCCGGGAGCAGGAGCGCTGGCGGGCGCTTATCGCCGGCATGCGGGCCGACGGCACGGTGCAGCGCATCTTCGAGAAGTATTTCAAGCCGGACCTGGCGCGCGCCATGACGCAGTTCTGA
- a CDS encoding EAL domain-containing protein, whose translation MKRLVHLSISLGLGLVCLCATWALWHHEQVATQKNLWSNFDFALRQSANRIEQRMAAFEQLLRGAQGLFDASDLVERDDFRVYVEVALSGADFSGLQAFAFTPLIPGQRLENFVHAQRRMGQTSYRVFPEGEREWHAPVTYIEPFSRLTERAMGFDALSDSARREAMFKARDSGAMVMTRKTRLVTEAEGEAQAAFVLFLPLYAKGKPLGNVAQRREQLTGWVFATFRMGDLMSGLYGEGTPGLDLRVYDGVELSDAALMYRSGPDAGHAALPGKEAHEYIAMANHTWTLVAGMRPEFEQRFSSNSASIIAVSGVGLSLLLSLLSWQLLTARARAFGRAEAMTRELRESEERMRHMAQHDALTGLPNRRTFRDRLEQDVKKSKRDGLPVAVLFIDLDQFKEVNDTLGHDQGDVLLKEAAQRICHCVREADTVARLGGDEFTVILAELHDLARVEAIAQHINQALAAPFELRGEQAYVSASIGITLYPHDATEIDDLLKQADQAMYVAKDAGRNCFSFFTPALQVAAVARMRLTNDLRGALANEELRLYFQPVVDLASGRIHKAEALLRWEHPTRGMVSPAEFIPLAEASGLIHDIGEWVFQQAAQWVKRWREQLDPYFQVAVNQSPIEFQRQGRRSALWLAHLKALGLPGGALVVEITEGLLLDASPGVTEQLLEFRDAGVEVALDDFGTGYSSLSYIQKFDIDYLKIDQSFVRNLRPGARDVALCKAIIVMAHELGIKVIAEGVETTAQRELLTAAGCDYAQGYLFAKPLPAEAFDALLVRQRDDALAN comes from the coding sequence TTGAAGCGCCTGGTTCATCTGTCGATCTCACTGGGCCTGGGCCTGGTGTGCCTGTGCGCGACCTGGGCGCTGTGGCACCACGAACAGGTGGCAACGCAGAAAAACCTCTGGTCCAACTTCGACTTCGCCCTGCGCCAGAGCGCCAACCGCATCGAGCAGCGCATGGCTGCCTTCGAGCAGCTGTTGCGCGGGGCGCAGGGGCTGTTCGATGCCTCGGACCTGGTCGAGCGCGATGACTTTCGCGTCTATGTCGAAGTGGCCCTCTCGGGCGCCGACTTCAGTGGTCTCCAGGCCTTTGCCTTCACCCCGCTGATTCCGGGCCAGCGTCTGGAAAACTTTGTCCATGCGCAGCGGCGCATGGGGCAGACCAGCTACCGGGTGTTCCCCGAGGGTGAGCGCGAATGGCATGCGCCGGTGACCTATATCGAGCCGTTTTCGCGCCTGACCGAACGGGCCATGGGCTTTGATGCGCTGAGCGATTCGGCGCGCCGCGAGGCCATGTTCAAGGCTCGCGACTCTGGCGCCATGGTGATGACGCGCAAGACCCGGCTGGTGACCGAAGCCGAGGGCGAGGCGCAGGCCGCCTTTGTGCTGTTCCTGCCGCTGTATGCCAAGGGCAAGCCGCTGGGCAATGTGGCGCAACGGCGTGAGCAACTGACCGGCTGGGTGTTCGCCACCTTCCGCATGGGTGATCTGATGTCCGGCCTCTACGGCGAGGGCACGCCCGGCCTGGACCTGCGCGTCTACGATGGCGTGGAACTGAGCGATGCTGCGCTGATGTACCGGTCGGGCCCGGACGCCGGCCACGCCGCCTTGCCGGGCAAGGAGGCGCATGAGTACATCGCCATGGCCAACCATACCTGGACCCTGGTGGCCGGCATGCGGCCCGAATTCGAGCAGCGCTTCAGCAGCAACTCTGCCTCCATCATTGCCGTCTCGGGTGTCGGTCTGAGCCTGCTGCTGAGCCTGCTCAGCTGGCAGCTGCTGACGGCGCGGGCCCGTGCCTTCGGCCGCGCCGAGGCCATGACCCGCGAGCTGCGCGAAAGCGAGGAGCGCATGCGCCATATGGCCCAGCACGATGCGCTGACCGGCCTGCCCAATCGCCGCACCTTCCGTGACCGGCTGGAGCAGGATGTCAAGAAGAGCAAGCGCGACGGGCTGCCGGTGGCCGTGCTCTTCATCGATCTGGACCAGTTCAAGGAGGTCAACGACACCCTGGGCCACGACCAGGGCGATGTGCTGCTGAAGGAGGCCGCGCAGCGCATCTGCCACTGTGTGCGCGAGGCCGACACGGTGGCCCGCCTGGGCGGCGACGAGTTCACCGTGATATTGGCCGAGCTGCATGACCTGGCGCGGGTCGAGGCGATTGCCCAGCACATCAACCAGGCGCTGGCCGCGCCGTTCGAGTTGCGCGGTGAGCAGGCCTATGTGTCTGCCAGCATAGGCATCACGCTCTATCCCCATGACGCGACCGAGATCGACGACCTGCTCAAGCAGGCCGACCAGGCCATGTATGTGGCCAAGGATGCCGGCCGCAACTGCTTCAGCTTCTTCACTCCGGCCTTGCAGGTGGCCGCCGTGGCGCGCATGCGGCTGACCAACGATCTGCGCGGCGCCCTGGCCAACGAGGAGCTGCGCCTGTACTTCCAGCCGGTGGTGGACCTGGCCAGCGGCCGCATCCACAAGGCCGAAGCCCTGCTGCGCTGGGAGCATCCGACCCGCGGCATGGTCAGCCCGGCGGAGTTCATTCCGCTGGCCGAGGCCAGCGGCCTGATCCACGACATCGGCGAGTGGGTCTTCCAGCAGGCGGCTCAGTGGGTCAAGCGCTGGCGCGAGCAGCTGGACCCTTACTTCCAGGTCGCGGTGAACCAGTCGCCGATCGAGTTCCAGCGTCAGGGCCGGCGCAGCGCCTTGTGGCTGGCGCACCTGAAGGCGCTGGGCCTGCCAGGCGGAGCCCTGGTGGTCGAGATCACCGAGGGCCTGCTGCTCGATGCCAGCCCCGGGGTGACCGAACAGCTGCTGGAGTTCCGCGATGCCGGCGTCGAGGTGGCGCTGGACGACTTCGGCACCGGCTACTCCTCGCTGTCCTATATCCAGAAGTTCGATATCGACTACCTGAAGATAGACCAGAGCTTTGTGCGCAACCTCAGGCCCGGCGCGCGCGACGTGGCGCTGTGCAAGGCCATCATCGTGATGGCCCACGAGCTGGGCATCAAGGTGATTGCCGAGGGCGTCGAAACCACCGCCCAGCGTGAATTGCTGACCGCCGCCGGCTGCGACTATGCCCAAGGCTATCTGTTCGCCAAGCCACTGCCGGCCGAGGCCTTTGATGCCCTGCTGGTGCGCCAGCGCGACGACGCCTTGGCAAATTGA
- a CDS encoding 6-phosphofructokinase: MSSGKVLVAQGGGPTAVINQSLAGVVLEARRHQGIQRVYGARHGVRGIVNEDFWDLTQETSHNLEMVANTPSSALGSTRDKPDIKYCQEIFKVLRAHQIEHFFNIGGNDSSDTVRIISEEAARAGYPLCCIHIPKTIDNDLVSNDHTPGFPSAARFVAQAFAGANLDNASLPGVYVGVVMGRHAGFLTAAAALGKKFPDDGPHLIYLPERVFSIERFLADVKAVYERHGRCVIAVSEGIHDESGTPILVKLAKALEHDAHGNVQLSGSGALADLLCEEIKTQLKIRRVRGDTFGYLQRSFIGCVSDVDQREAREVGEKAVQFAMWGGRDGSVAIKRTGYYSVDYELLPLAEVAGKTRVMEDEFISASGTDVTDAFRLYLRPLLGSGLPDAFRLRAHSVPKVLGG, from the coding sequence ATGTCATCCGGAAAAGTCCTGGTCGCCCAAGGCGGCGGCCCCACCGCCGTCATCAACCAATCGCTGGCCGGGGTGGTGCTCGAAGCGCGCCGCCACCAGGGCATACAGCGGGTCTATGGCGCACGGCACGGCGTGCGCGGCATCGTCAACGAGGATTTCTGGGACCTGACGCAAGAGACCAGCCACAACCTCGAGATGGTGGCCAACACGCCGTCCTCGGCGCTGGGCTCGACCCGCGACAAGCCCGACATCAAGTACTGCCAGGAAATTTTCAAGGTGCTGCGCGCGCACCAGATCGAGCATTTCTTCAATATCGGCGGCAATGACTCGTCGGACACGGTGCGCATCATCAGCGAGGAGGCGGCCAGGGCCGGCTATCCGCTGTGCTGCATCCACATCCCCAAGACCATAGACAACGATCTGGTCAGCAATGACCATACGCCGGGCTTTCCGTCCGCCGCGCGCTTTGTCGCCCAGGCCTTTGCCGGCGCCAATCTGGACAATGCCTCGCTGCCCGGTGTCTATGTCGGCGTGGTGATGGGCCGGCACGCCGGCTTTCTGACCGCCGCCGCCGCCCTGGGCAAGAAATTCCCGGACGACGGCCCGCACCTGATCTACCTGCCCGAGCGGGTGTTCAGCATCGAGCGTTTTCTCGCCGACGTGAAGGCGGTCTACGAGCGCCACGGCCGCTGCGTGATCGCGGTATCGGAGGGCATACACGACGAAAGCGGCACGCCCATCCTGGTCAAGCTGGCCAAGGCGCTGGAGCATGACGCGCACGGCAATGTGCAGCTGTCCGGCAGCGGTGCGCTGGCCGATCTGCTGTGCGAGGAGATCAAGACGCAGCTGAAGATCAGAAGAGTGCGCGGCGACACCTTCGGCTATCTGCAGCGCTCCTTCATCGGCTGCGTATCCGATGTCGATCAGCGCGAGGCCCGCGAGGTTGGCGAGAAGGCGGTGCAGTTCGCGATGTGGGGCGGCCGCGATGGCTCGGTGGCGATCAAGCGCACCGGCTACTACTCGGTGGACTACGAGCTGCTGCCGCTGGCCGAGGTGGCCGGCAAGACGCGGGTGATGGAGGACGAATTCATCAGCGCCTCGGGCACCGACGTCACCGATGCCTTCCGCCTCTATCTGCGGCCGCTGCTGGGCTCGGGCCTGCCGGATGCCTTCCGGCTGCGCGCCCACAGCGTGCCCAAGGTGCTGGGCGGCTGA
- a CDS encoding methyl-accepting chemotaxis protein, with protein sequence MRFTTRLLVCSAVPAVLFVTALATSIWGLSSTQSQFDTYIRTEQAFAAGVSEMYAQGLQMGQALRNVVLDPANKKAYDNLTAARAAYDKAAADNAVIAAGTPLQKELAALVPLREAQAQAQEKVLALVTTDGPKAIAVLNSEETPAWRQLRAGLLKQVEASAKQAKETHLDVNTRANRTTWIAALLAALAVIVAGALCVVLQRSVRRELGGDPAEARDALLQIAQGDLSARLDGSVGGASLMGALGQMQQSLRQLVAQVRSSTDSISTASSEIATGNADLSTRTEQTASNLQQAASSMDQLTSTVRQTADASRQANQLAGSAAEVAARGGSVVAQVVSTMDEINNSSKKISDIIGVIDGIAFQTNILALNAAVEAARAGEQGRGFAVVASEVRSLAQRSAQAAKEIKSLIGASVDKVEDGARLVAHAGQTMQEIVGSVQRVGDIIGEITAATSEQSDGIAHINGAVNQLDQMTQQNAALVEEGAAAAESLRDQAGRLAQVVGTFKLA encoded by the coding sequence ATGCGCTTCACCACCCGCTTGCTGGTGTGCTCGGCCGTTCCGGCCGTTTTGTTCGTCACCGCTCTGGCCACCAGCATCTGGGGCCTGAGCAGCACCCAGTCGCAGTTCGACACCTATATCCGTACCGAGCAGGCCTTTGCCGCCGGCGTGTCGGAGATGTATGCGCAGGGCTTGCAGATGGGCCAGGCGCTGCGCAATGTGGTGCTGGATCCGGCCAACAAGAAGGCCTATGACAACCTGACGGCGGCCCGCGCGGCCTACGACAAGGCCGCCGCCGACAACGCCGTCATTGCCGCGGGCACACCGCTGCAGAAAGAACTGGCGGCGCTGGTGCCGCTGCGCGAGGCCCAGGCCCAGGCGCAGGAGAAGGTGCTGGCCCTGGTCACGACCGACGGCCCCAAGGCCATCGCCGTGCTCAACAGTGAAGAAACCCCGGCCTGGCGCCAACTGCGCGCCGGCCTGCTCAAGCAGGTCGAGGCCTCGGCCAAGCAGGCCAAGGAAACCCATCTGGACGTCAACACCCGGGCCAACCGCACGACCTGGATCGCGGCCTTGCTGGCCGCGCTGGCGGTCATCGTTGCCGGCGCGCTGTGCGTGGTCTTGCAGCGCTCGGTGCGGCGCGAGCTTGGCGGCGATCCGGCTGAGGCCCGGGATGCGCTGCTGCAGATTGCCCAGGGCGACCTGTCGGCTCGGCTGGACGGCAGCGTGGGCGGCGCCAGCCTGATGGGCGCACTGGGCCAGATGCAGCAGTCGCTGCGCCAGCTGGTCGCCCAAGTGCGCAGCTCGACCGACAGCATCTCCACCGCCTCCAGCGAGATCGCTACCGGCAATGCCGACCTGTCCACCCGCACCGAACAGACGGCCAGCAATCTGCAGCAGGCGGCCTCGTCGATGGACCAGCTGACCAGCACCGTCAGGCAGACGGCCGACGCCTCGCGCCAGGCCAATCAGCTGGCCGGCTCGGCCGCCGAGGTGGCGGCCCGAGGTGGCTCGGTGGTGGCCCAGGTGGTGTCGACGATGGACGAGATCAACAACAGCTCGAAGAAGATCAGCGACATCATCGGCGTGATCGACGGCATCGCCTTCCAGACCAATATCCTGGCGCTGAACGCGGCGGTCGAGGCGGCCCGCGCCGGCGAGCAGGGCCGTGGCTTTGCCGTGGTGGCCTCCGAAGTGCGCAGCTTGGCCCAGCGCTCGGCCCAGGCGGCCAAGGAGATCAAGAGCCTGATCGGCGCCTCGGTGGACAAGGTCGAGGACGGGGCCCGCCTGGTGGCCCACGCCGGCCAGACCATGCAGGAGATCGTTGGCTCGGTGCAGCGCGTCGGCGACATCATCGGCGAGATCACCGCCGCCACCTCGGAGCAGAGCGACGGCATCGCCCACATCAATGGCGCAGTCAACCAGCTGGACCAGATGACGCAGCAGAACGCGGCGCTGGTCGAGGAGGGCGCGGCGGCGGCCGAGTCGCTGCGCGACCAGGCCGGGCGCCTGGCGCAGGTGGTGGGTACCTTCAAACTGGCGTAG